Proteins from a genomic interval of Schistocerca nitens isolate TAMUIC-IGC-003100 unplaced genomic scaffold, iqSchNite1.1 HiC_scaffold_468, whole genome shotgun sequence:
- the LOC126232305 gene encoding trichohyalin-like: MRLRGNGCAETAARKRLRGNGCAGTAARERLRGNGCAGTGAREQVRGNSCAGTAAQEQLRRNSCAGTGAQEQLRRNSCAGTGAQKQLRRNSCAETAAQKQRRRNSGAETLYSLREVSSENQKRLRGSGCAEAAARERLRGSGCAGAAARKRLRGSGCAEAAARKRLRGSGCAEAAARKRLRGNGCAETAAQKRLRRNGCAETAAQKRLRRNGCAETAAQKRLRRNGCAETAAQKRLRRNGCAETAAQKQLRRNSCAETAAQKQLRRSSCAEAAAQKQLRRNSCAETVRRNSCAETAAQKQLRRYSCADTAAQKQLRRNSCAETAAQKQLRRNSCAETAAQKQLRRNSCAETAAQKQLRRNICAGTAAQKQLRRNSCAETAAQEQLRRNSCAGTAAQEQLRRNSCAGTAAQKQLRRNSCAETAVQKQLRRNRCAETAAQKQLRRNSGGQTAAQKQREVSSENQKQLRRSGCAEAAAQKRLRRNGCAGTAAHKRLRRSGCAEAAAQKRLRRSGCAEAAAQKRLRRNGCAGTAAQERLRRNGCAGTASQERLRRNGFAGTAAQKRLRRSGCAEAAAQKRLRRSGCAEAAAQKRLRRSGCAEAAAQKRLRRSGCAEAAAQKRLRRSGCAEAAAQKRLRRNGCAGTSAQKRLRRNGCAETAAQKRLRRNGCAETAAQKRLRRNGCAETAAQKRLRRNGCAETTAQKQLRRSGCAEAAAQNQLRRSSCAEAAAQIQLRRYGCAETAAQKRLRRNGCADTAAQKRLRRSGCAEAAPQKRLRRYGCAETAAQKRLRRNGCAETAAQKRLRRNGCAVTAAQKRLRRNGCAETYAQKRLRRNGCAETAAQKRLRRNGCAETAAQKQLRRNSCAEAAAQKQLRRNSCAEAAAQKQLRRNSAQKQLRRNSCAETAAQIQLRRYSCADTAAQKQLRRNSCADTAAQIQLRRNSCAETAAQKQLRRNSCAGTAAQKQLRRNSCAETAAQEQLRRNSCAETAAQEQVRRNSCAGTAAQEQVRRNRCAETAAQKQLRRNSGAETAAQKQRRRNTL; the protein is encoded by the exons atgcggctgcgcggaaacggctgcgcggaaacggctgcgcggaaacggctgcgcgggaacggctgcgcgggaacggctgcgcgggaacggctgcgcgggaacggctgcgcgggaacaggtgcgcgggaacaggtgcgcgggaacagctgcgcgggaacagctgcgcaggaacagctgcgcaggaacagctgcgcaggaacaggtgcgcaggaacagctgcgcaggaacagctgcgcaggaacaggtgcgcagaaacagctgcgcagaaacagctgcgcagaaacagcggcgcagaaacagcggcgcagaaacagcggcgcagaaacactctatagcctccg tgaagtctcatcagaaaatcagaagcggctgcgcggaagcggctgcgcggaagcggctgcgcgggagcggctgcgcgggagcggctgcgcgggagcggctgcgcggaagcggctgcgcggaagcggctgcgcggaagcggctgcgcggaagcggctgcgcggaagcggctgcgcggaagcggctgcgcggaagcggctgcgcggaaacggctgcgcagaaacggctgcgcagaaacggctgcgcagaaacggctgcgcagaaacggctgcgcagaaacggctgcgcagaaacggctgcgcagaaacggctgcgcagaaacggctgcgcagaaacggctgcgcagaaacggctgcgcagaaacggctgcgcagaaacggctgcgcagaaacagctgcgcagaaacagctgcgcagaaacagctgcgcagaaacagctgcgcagaagcagctgcgcagaagcagctgcgcagaagcagctgcgcagaaacagctgcgcagaaacagctgcgcagaaacagtgcgcagaaacagctgcgcagaaacagctgcgcagaaacagctgcgcagatacagctgcgcagatacagctgcgcagaaacagctgcgcagaaacagctgcgcagaaacagctgcgcagaaacagctgcgcagaaacagctgcgcagaaacagctgcgcagaaacagctgcgcaggaacagctgcgcagaaacagctgcgcagaaacagctgcgcaggaacatctgcgcaggaacagctgcgcagaaacagctgcgcagaaacagctgcgcagaaacagctgcgcaggaacagctgcgcaggaacagctgcgcaggaacagctgcgcaggaacagctgcgcaggaacagctgcgcaggaacagctgcgcagaaacagctgcgcagaaacagctgcgcagaaacagctgtgcagaaacagctgcgcagaaacagatgcgcagaaacagctgcgcagaaacagctgcgcagaaacagcggcggacaaacagcggcgcagaaacagcg tgaagtctcatcagaaaatcagaaacagctgcgcagaagcggctgcgcagaagcggctgcgcagaaacggcttcgcagaaacggctgcgcaggaacggctgcgcataagcggctgcgcagaagcggctgcgcagaagcggctgcgcagaagcggctgcgcagaagcggctgcgcagaagcggctgcgcagaagcggctgcgcaggaacggctgcgcaggaacggctgcgcaggaacggctgcgcaggaacggctgcgcaggaacggcttcgcaggaacggcttcgcaggaacggcttcgcaggaacggctgcgcagaagcggctgcgcagaagcggctgcgcagaagcggctgcgcagaagcggctgcgcagaagcggctgcgcagaagcggctgcgcagaagcggctgcgcagaagcggctgcgcagaagcggctgcgcagaagcggctgcgcagaagcggctgcgcagaagcggctgcgcagaagcggctgcgcagaagcggctgcgcagaagcggctgcgcagaaacggctgcgcagaaacggctgcgcaggaacgtctgcgcagaaacggctgcgcagaaacggctgcgcagaaacggctgcgcagaaacggctgcgcagaaacggctgcgcagaaacggctgcgcagaaacggctgcgcagaaacggctgcgcagaaacggctgcgcagaaacggctgcgcagaaacggctgcgcagaaacgactgcgcagaaacagctgcgcagaagcggctgcgcagaagcggctgcgcagaatcagctgcgcagaagcagctgcgcagaagcagctgcgcagatacagctgcgcagatacggctgcgcagaaacggctgcgcagaaacggctgcgcagaaacggctgcgctgatacggctgcgcagaagcggctgcgcagaagcggctgcgcagaagcggctccgcagaaacggctgcgcagatacggctgcgcagaaacggctgcgcagaaacggctgcgcagaaacggctgcgcagaaacggctgcgcagaaacggctgcgcagaaacggctgcgcagtaacggctgcgcagaaacggctgcgcagaaacggctgcgcagaaacgtatgcgcagaaacggctgcgcagaaacggctgcgcagaaacggctgcgcagaaacggctgcgcagaaacggctgcgcagaaacggctgcgcagaaacagctgcgcagaaacagctgcgcagaagcagctgcgcagaagcagctgcgcagaaacagctgcgcagaagcagctgcgcagaaacagctgcgcagaaacagtgcgcagaaacagctgcgcagaaacagctgcgcagaaacagctgcgcagatacagctgcgcagatacagctgcgcagatacagctgcgcagaaacagctgcgcagaaacagctgcgcagatacagctgcgcagatacagctgcgcagaaacagctgcgcagaaacagctgcgcagaaacagctgcgcagaaacagctgcgcaggaacagctgcacagaaacagctgcgcagaaacagctgcgcagaaacagctgcgcaggaacagctgcgcaggaacagctgcgcagaaacagctgcgcaggaacaggtgcgcaggaacagctgcgcaggaacagctgcgcaggaacaggtgcgcaggaacaggtgcgcagaaacagctgcgcagaaacagctgcgcagaaacagcggcgcagaaacagcggcgcagaaacagcggcgcagaaacactctatag